The proteins below are encoded in one region of Acidithiobacillus ferrooxidans ATCC 23270:
- a CDS encoding FMN-binding negative transcriptional regulator has product MYCPESFAENRPEILRALIQCYPLATLVSMGGNSLEANHIPLYLVPGEGPQPVLQGHVARANPLWRETLPDDEVLVIFQGPQHYISPSWYATKAETGKVVPTWNYAVVHAHGPLQVRDDPYWVRQQMVALTAQQENSFTPPWEVGDAHRDFTDRLIQQVVGIEIPISRWVGKWKISQNQPVGNRDSVVAHLEQQNQAGSEAMAEYILAGVKGGKRDHP; this is encoded by the coding sequence TTGTATTGTCCTGAGTCATTTGCAGAAAACCGCCCGGAAATCCTGCGGGCACTGATTCAGTGTTATCCCCTCGCGACACTGGTCAGCATGGGCGGTAATAGTCTGGAGGCGAATCATATTCCCTTGTACCTCGTACCTGGTGAAGGACCGCAACCGGTGCTGCAGGGACACGTGGCACGCGCCAATCCCCTGTGGCGAGAGACGCTCCCGGACGATGAGGTGCTGGTCATCTTTCAGGGGCCGCAACACTACATCAGCCCCTCGTGGTACGCGACCAAGGCGGAAACCGGCAAGGTGGTGCCTACTTGGAACTATGCCGTCGTCCATGCCCACGGGCCGCTGCAGGTCAGGGACGATCCCTATTGGGTACGGCAACAGATGGTCGCCCTGACCGCGCAGCAGGAGAACAGTTTCACCCCGCCCTGGGAGGTGGGTGATGCGCATCGGGATTTTACGGATCGTCTCATCCAGCAGGTAGTGGGCATAGAAATCCCCATCTCCCGCTGGGTGGGCAAGTGGAAAATCAGTCAGAACCAGCCGGTTGGCAACCGTGACAGTGTCGTCGCGCACCTGGAGCAGCAAAACCAAGCTGGCTCTGAGGCCATGGCTGAATATATTCTGGCC
- a CDS encoding transglutaminase-like domain-containing protein: MKLAKFDTQPLPHFLMESATVDYAHADIRKLAAALSSDDSTATARHCFEWVRDHIEHSMDFHREEVTCAASDVLQQGTGLCTAKSHLLVALWRANQIPAGFCYQRLTLDGPNPPYCTHGFTAVWLNGRGWYRCDARGNSKPGIHCEFTPGQENLAFSSRYDGERTYPEVWAEPWPDLLTAMEKLQNISQYRSHPIDARPPAADLCVSESAAPNME; this comes from the coding sequence AAATTCGATACCCAGCCGTTACCGCACTTCCTGATGGAAAGTGCCACCGTAGATTATGCGCATGCCGATATCCGTAAGTTGGCGGCCGCCTTATCCTCTGACGATTCAACGGCAACCGCCAGGCATTGCTTCGAATGGGTACGCGATCACATCGAACACAGCATGGATTTTCACCGGGAAGAAGTGACCTGCGCAGCGTCGGATGTGTTGCAGCAAGGCACTGGCCTATGCACCGCGAAAAGTCATCTGCTCGTGGCCTTATGGCGCGCCAACCAAATCCCTGCGGGATTCTGTTATCAACGACTGACGCTGGATGGCCCCAATCCGCCCTACTGTACACACGGCTTCACTGCGGTCTGGCTGAATGGCCGGGGCTGGTATCGTTGTGATGCGCGCGGCAACAGCAAACCCGGGATCCACTGCGAATTCACGCCCGGCCAAGAAAATCTTGCTTTCTCGTCGAGGTATGACGGCGAGCGGACCTATCCGGAGGTTTGGGCAGAGCCCTGGCCAGACTTGCTCACCGCCATGGAAAAACTGCAAAACATATCGCAGTATCGGAGCCATCCCATTGATGCCCGCCCACCCGCCGCAGATTTGTGCGTAAGTGAGTCTGCAGCGCCGAACATGGAATGA